The following coding sequences are from one Solea solea chromosome 11, fSolSol10.1, whole genome shotgun sequence window:
- the si:ch211-156j16.1 gene encoding podoplanin isoform X1 gives MNVQLLLLLALAGPFCAFTHASPTEIPAELQTPFTKIDHVEEKSEATGADFTVITGPPPTLPGVAPVEATTLALLEETTIVMKDNTEEPVSGTETVTAAAEVAEPLTSDAPVKETTAPPEETQTEDHTVAIKVTTAPEIQPEVTEAPEGQAEVTAAAEVQPEVTEAPEVQPELTEATNAEMGQDEEVVVESEPDENPTSGQVVGIVIGALLAVVIVIAVVIVVVRRMGKYTSARNKKPVKKDNVMISPLKKKSAKQHENPKFWKF, from the exons ATGAAtgttcagctgctgctcctgttgGCCCTGGCCGGCCCCTTCTGTGCCTTCACACATGCAA GTCCCACAGAAATCCCTGCAGAGTTGCAGACCCCGTTCACTAAGATAGACCATGTAGAAGAAAAATCTGAGGCTACAGGAGCGGACTTCACTGTTATCACTGGTCCCCCTCCAACCTTGCCAGGTGTGGCTCCTGTAGAGGCCACAACATTAGCTCTACTGGAGGAGACCACCATTGTCATGAAAGATAATACTGAAGAGCCTGTCTCTGGGACAGaaactgtcactgctgctgctgaagtagCAGAACCTCTCACCAGTGATGCTCCTGTTAAGGAGACCACAGCCCCCCCTGAGGAGACACAGACGGAGGACCACACAGTCGCCATCAAGGTGACAACAGCTCCCGAGATCCAACCTGAGGTGACAGAAGCTCCCGAGGGCCAAGCCGAGGTGACAGCAGCTGCCGAGGTCCAACCCGAGGTGACAGAAGCTCCCGAGGTCCAACCCGAGCTGACGGAAGCCACCAACGCAGAGATGGGACAAGACGAAGAGGTTGTGGTTGAAAGTGAGCCAGACG AGAATCCGACCTCTGGTCAGGTGGTTGGCATCGTTATTGGCGCTCTGTTGGCAGTGGTCATAGTCATCGCTGTAGTGATTGTCGTGGTGCGGAGGATGGGGAAATACAC GTCTGCCAGGAACAAAAAACCTGTGAAAAAAGACAACGTTATGATTTCT CCCTTGAAGAAAAAATCTGCCAAGCAGCATGAGAACCCAAAGTTCTGGAAATTCTGA
- the si:ch211-156j16.1 gene encoding podoplanin isoform X2, whose amino-acid sequence MNVQLLLLLALAGPFCAFTHASPTEIPAELQTPFTKIDHVEEKSEATGADFTVITGPPPTLPGVAPVEATTLALLEETTIVMKDNTEEPVSGTETVTAAAEVAEPLTSDAPVKETTAPPEETQTEDHTVAIKVTTAPEIQPEVTEAPEGQAEVTAAAEVQPEVTEAPEVQPELTEATNAEMGQDEEVVVESEPDENPTSGQVVGIVIGALLAVVIVIAVVIVVVRRMGKYTP is encoded by the exons ATGAAtgttcagctgctgctcctgttgGCCCTGGCCGGCCCCTTCTGTGCCTTCACACATGCAA GTCCCACAGAAATCCCTGCAGAGTTGCAGACCCCGTTCACTAAGATAGACCATGTAGAAGAAAAATCTGAGGCTACAGGAGCGGACTTCACTGTTATCACTGGTCCCCCTCCAACCTTGCCAGGTGTGGCTCCTGTAGAGGCCACAACATTAGCTCTACTGGAGGAGACCACCATTGTCATGAAAGATAATACTGAAGAGCCTGTCTCTGGGACAGaaactgtcactgctgctgctgaagtagCAGAACCTCTCACCAGTGATGCTCCTGTTAAGGAGACCACAGCCCCCCCTGAGGAGACACAGACGGAGGACCACACAGTCGCCATCAAGGTGACAACAGCTCCCGAGATCCAACCTGAGGTGACAGAAGCTCCCGAGGGCCAAGCCGAGGTGACAGCAGCTGCCGAGGTCCAACCCGAGGTGACAGAAGCTCCCGAGGTCCAACCCGAGCTGACGGAAGCCACCAACGCAGAGATGGGACAAGACGAAGAGGTTGTGGTTGAAAGTGAGCCAGACG AGAATCCGACCTCTGGTCAGGTGGTTGGCATCGTTATTGGCGCTCTGTTGGCAGTGGTCATAGTCATCGCTGTAGTGATTGTCGTGGTGCGGAGGATGGGGAAATACAC CCCTTGA